A stretch of the Rosa rugosa chromosome 5, drRosRugo1.1, whole genome shotgun sequence genome encodes the following:
- the LOC133708034 gene encoding uncharacterized protein LOC133708034 has protein sequence MDCNKEEAIRAKGIAEKKMESKDFAGARKIGVKAQQLYPDLENISQMLMVCEVHCSAEQKLFGNEMDWYGILQIDQKADELTIKKQYRKFALQLHPDKNKFSGAEAAFKLIGEAQRILLDRDKRNMHDMKRRASVSKTNVQYRPPMKASWNSNIHNFRSNLSGMNPQNQQQQQPTFWTMCPFCEVKYQYYRATALHKSLTCQSCKKPFIAYETNVQAPPTTINQQAYPQQKCGFSKVEMKSQGNFTAEKPKSESFQKSGPKAGGSSGIGSEKVNRKRDRKGDRKRVVEASESSDSESSADSEEDVVVDTDGVHQGYYGEQPRRSARSKQQVSYKENLSDDDDIPISKRGKRSGSSCATEEQNEDASKEEESKMNGQSEANTKGDEKKVQQKDSACLEESSKVQAKKMVNGEKSSESKEKVLENSASDTGSHEKIAEPLYSVPQNDFNDFDKIRTEECFKVGQLWAVYDNQNGMPRFYARIKKLNAPEFKVHITWLEADPDDDNGKKWANANLPISCGQFTQGQSDTTEDIGIFSHLISWEKIKNTYKIYPRKGETWAIFKDWNVNWCSDLDSNCKREFEYEYVEILSEYAEGVGIRVALLEKVNGFVSVFCQMVEEGKGTFQVPPGELLRFSHRLPSFKLTGDEGVGVPSGSVELDPASMLFSAEEIEARDKKSSTSELFSRWSDIRKPMMGNVATHQGDPKIINLGPEHNKPNQDHDAHEEVSIEVPDPEFYNFDADKSLQKFEIGQIWALYSDEDGLPKYYGQIKRIDSRKSKLKILVAWLECSSLPENSMEWRDEEMPISCGKFEVKRNQVQDYDSTMSFSHLVKAVPVSRTEFDILPKSGEVWALYKNWTPDISSSGLATCDYDIVEVCEDNGLQRKVLILRRVDGFNSVFKVEVKGGSAETMTIPEVELLRFSHSIPSFRLTEEKGGSLKGCWELDPAALPVRYFSQK, from the coding sequence ATGGATTGCAACAAAGAAGAGGCCATTAGGGCCAAGGGGATTGCTGAGAAGAAGATGGAAAGCAAGGATTTTGCAGGGGCTCGTAAGATTGGTGTTAAGGCACAACAACTCTATCCTGATCTGGAGAACATATCTCAGATGCTTATGGTGTGTGAAGTGCATTGCTCTGCTGAACAGAAATTGTTTGGGAATGAGATGGACTGGTATGGCATTCTTCAGATTGATCAGAAAGCAGATGAACTGACAATTAAGAAGCAGTATAGAAAGTTTGCTCTCCAACTTCACCCTGACAAAAACAAATTTTCCGGTGCAGAAGCTGCTTTTAAGCTGATAGGAGAAGCACAAAGAATACTTTTGGACCGTGACAAACGTAACATGCATGACATGAAACGCAGGGCTTCTGTTAGTAAAACAAATGTGCAGTATCGACCCCCAATGAAGGCGAGTTGGAATTCAAATAttcacaacttcagaagcaatCTGTCAGGCATGAATCCCCAGAACCAGCAGCAACAGCAGCCCACTTTTTGGACTATGTGCCCATTTTGTGAGGTTAAGTACCAGTATTATAGAGCAACTGCCCTGCACAAATCTCTTACTTGTCAAAGCTGCAAGAAGCCCTTCATTGCATATGAGACAAATGTGCAAGCACCACCAACTACCATCAATCAGCAGGCATACCCCCAGCAAAAATGTGGTTTCAGCAAAGTTGAAATGAAATCTCAGGGGAACTTTACTGCTGAAAAACCCAAATCTGAATCTTTTCAAAAGAGTGGTCCGAAGGCAGGTGGTTCTTCTGGTATTGGTTCAGAAAAGGTGAACCGGAAGAGAGACAGAAAGGGAGACAGAAAGCGTGTAGTAGAAGCCAGTGAAAGCAGTGACTCTGAAAGCAGTGCTGACTCTGAAGAAGATGTGGTCGTTGATACGGATGGTGTTCATCAGGGATATTACGGGGAGCAACCTAGAAGATCTGCACGGAGTAAGCAGCAGGTATCTTATAAGGAAAATTtaagtgatgatgatgacattCCTATATCAAAAAGGGGGAAGAGGAGTGGATCCTCATGTGCCACTGAAGAACAGAATGAGGATGCTTCTAAAGAGGAGGAATCTAAAATGAATGGCCAATCTGAGGCTAACACCAAAGGAGATGAGAAAAAGGTGCAACAGAAAGATAGTGCTTGTCTTGAAGAGTCATCGAAGGTTCAGGCCAAAAAGATGGTGAATGGTGAGAAAAGTTCAGAAAGTAAAGAGAAAGTTCTTGAGAATTCTGCATCAGATACAGGCTCCCATGAGAAAATTGCAGAGCCACTGTATTCTGTTCCCCAAAATGACTTCAATGACTTTGACAAGATCCGGACGGAAGAATGTTTTAAAGTTGGGCAGCTCTGGGCTGTTTATGATAATCAAAATGGGATGCCAAGATTTTATGCTAGGATTAAGAAACTTAACGCTCCCGAGTTCAAGGTGCATATAACCTGGCTGGAGGCGGACCCTGATGATGATAATGGGAAAAAATGGGCAAATGCAAACTTGCCAATTTCTTGTGGTCAATTCACACAAGGCCAGTCTGACACCACAGAAGATATTGGGATATTCTCTCATTTGATATCTTGGGAGAAGATTAAAAATACTTACAAGATATATCCAAGAAAGGGAGAGACTTGGGCCATTTTTAAGGACTGGAATGTGAACTGGTGCTCTGATCTGGACTCCAATTGTAAGCGTGAGTTTGAATATGAGTACGTTGAAATTTTGTCAGAGTATGCTGAGGGTGTTGGAATACGTGTTGCACTCTTGGAGAAGGTGAATGGTTTTGTGAGTGTTTTTTGCCAAATGGTGGAAGAAGGAAAGGGCACGTTTCAAGTTCCACCAGGTGAATTATTGAGGTTCTCTCACAGGCTTCCATCCTTTAAATTGACTGGTGATGAAGGAGTAGGAGTGCCATCAGGATCTGTTGAGCTTGATCCCGCCTCTATGCTCTTTAGTGCTGAGGAAATTGAAGCAAGAGACAAGAAAAGTAGTACCAGTGAGTTATTTTCTAGATGGTCAGATATAAGGAAACCTATGATGGGGAATGTAGCTACACACCAGGGCGATCCGAAGATCATAAATTTGGGGCCTGAACATAATAAACCTAATCAAGATCATGATGCTCATGAAGAAGTGTCAATTGAAGTTCCAGACCCTGAATTTTACAACTTCGATGCTGATAAATCCCTGCAAAAATTTGAGATTGGTCAGATCTGGGCATTGTACAGTGATGAAGATGGCTTGCCCAAATACTATGGACAGATCAAAAGGATTGATTCTAGGAAATCTAaattgaagattttggttgcATGGCTTGAATGCAGCTCACTACCAGAAAATTCAATGGAGTGGCGTGATGAAGAGATGCCAATTTCTTGTGGGAAATTTGAGGTTAAAAGGAATCAAGTCCAAGATTATGATTCTACCATGTCCTTTTCACATCTAGTCAAAGCAGTTCCTGTTAGTAGAACTGAATTTGATATCTTGCCCAAGAGTGGGGAGGTTTGGGCATTATATAAGAACTGGACTCCTGATATCTCGAGTTCTGGCTTGGCAACCTGTGACTATGATATAGTCGAAGTGTGCGAGGACAATGGTTTGCAAAGAAAGGTACTGATTTTAAGGCGTGTGGATGGCTTCAACTCAGTTTTTAAAGTTGAAGTGAAAGGAGGATCAGCTGAAACTATGACTATCCCCGAGGTTGAGCTTCTCAGGTTTTCTCATAGCATTCCTTCTTTCCGGCTAACAGAAGAGAAAGGTGGCAGCCTTAAAGGCTGTTGGGAACTTGATCCTGCTGCTTTACCCGTCCGATACTTTAGTCAGAAGTGA